The Corythoichthys intestinalis isolate RoL2023-P3 chromosome 1, ASM3026506v1, whole genome shotgun sequence genome has a segment encoding these proteins:
- the LOC130928105 gene encoding gastrula zinc finger protein XlCGF52.1-like isoform X2, whose amino-acid sequence MSYIKQEAAPEIPSIKEEELENEITTFPVTVGVKSEEDDGPSEESGAEKPASDSSFQHLTTKVAGRSQPDGLLAPLSDITSNSSDLNTDEEDVDYDQKCSKSLNLNTDEEDVDYDQKCSKSLKETSLKRETKECAGEKPFACSYCDKRFSKKRQLSRHTRRHRGEKPFVCTLCDKRFIFKPDLRRHARTHTGEKPFACAHCEKRFSQKIHLIRHKCTRTGEKSLACSHCDKIFTKKKLLTKHTRIHNKPFLCTFCGKRFTFEIYLTMHTRTHSGEKPFACAHCDKSFAQKIHLNRHERTHTGEKPFPCTLCEKRFSCKHHLIRHSVTHTGEKPFACAHCNKRFTQKGVLNDHIKTHTGDEPFFCSVCGKRFPHKKDLELHTRSHTGEKPFSCALCGKTFSLKGNLTKHTQKQHC is encoded by the coding sequence ATGTCGTATATCAAACAGGAGGCGGCGCCAGAGATCCCCAGCATTAAAGAAGAAGAACTGGAAAATGAAATCACCACGTTTCCAGTAACTGTCGGTGTGAAGAGTGAAGAAGATGACGGTCCAAGCGAAGAGAGCGGAGCAGAAAAACCTGCGAGTGACAGCTCATTTCAACACCTGACAACAAAAGTTGCGGGACGATCACAACCGGACGGCCTATTAGCGCCGCTCTCGGACATAACGTCAAACTCTTCTGACTTAAACACTGATGAGGAGGATGTCGACTATGACCAAAAGTGTTCAAAGTCTTTAAACTTAAACACTGATGAGGAGGATGTCGACTATGACCAAAAGTGTTCAAAGTCTTTAAAAGAGACATCATTGAAAAGAGAAACAAAAGAATGCGCTGGTGAGAAACCTTTCGCCTGCTCAtactgcgataaaagattttcaaAAAAGAGACAGTTGTCAAGACACACAAGAAGACATAGGGGAGAAAAGCCCTTTGTCTGCACATTGTGTGATAAAAGATTCATTTTCAAGCCTGATTTAAGGAGGCacgcaagaacacacactggagagaaaccttttgcctgcgcACATTGCGAAAAAAGATTTTCCCAGAAGATTCATTTAATCAGACATAAATGTACACGCACTGGAGAAAAGTCCTTAGCCTGCTCACATTGCGATAAAATCTTTACTAAGAAGAAACTGTTAACAAAACATACAAGAATACACAACAAGCCTTTTctctgcacattttgtggtaaaagattcacttttgagatttattTAACGatgcacacaagaacacacagtggagagaaaccttttgcctgcgcACATTGCGATAAATCATTTGCACAGAAGATTCATTTAAATAGACACgaacgtacacacactggagaaaagccattTCCCTGCACTCTTTGCGAAAAAAGATTTTCTTGCAAGCATCACTTAATAAGACACTCagttacacacactggagagaaaccttttgcctgcgcTCATTGCAACAAAAGATTCACCCAGAAGGGAGTGTTAAACGATCACATAAAAACACATACTGGAGACGAGCCTTttttctgctcagtttgtggtaaaaggtTCCCTCACAAGAAAGATTTAGAATTGCACACAAGGAGCCACACTGGGGAGAAACCGTTTTCCTGCGCGTTGTGTGGTAAAACCTTCTCCTTAAAGGGAAACctaacaaaacacacacaaaaacaacattgctaA
- the LOC130928105 gene encoding zinc finger protein 501-like isoform X1, with product MRERCMHLFGISKGSHSPRILAKTSPTTVGPLDLRGNITVLELPPEKHNTPRVIQKEESEMSYIKQEAAPEIPSIKEEELENEITTFPVTVGVKSEEDDGPSEESGAEKPASDSSFQHLTTKVAGRSQPDGLLAPLSDITSNSSDLNTDEEDVDYDQKCSKSLNLNTDEEDVDYDQKCSKSLKETSLKRETKECAGEKPFACSYCDKRFSKKRQLSRHTRRHRGEKPFVCTLCDKRFIFKPDLRRHARTHTGEKPFACAHCEKRFSQKIHLIRHKCTRTGEKSLACSHCDKIFTKKKLLTKHTRIHNKPFLCTFCGKRFTFEIYLTMHTRTHSGEKPFACAHCDKSFAQKIHLNRHERTHTGEKPFPCTLCEKRFSCKHHLIRHSVTHTGEKPFACAHCNKRFTQKGVLNDHIKTHTGDEPFFCSVCGKRFPHKKDLELHTRSHTGEKPFSCALCGKTFSLKGNLTKHTQKQHC from the coding sequence ACATCACAGTGCTAGAGCTTCCCCCAGAGAAGCACAATACCCCACGTGTTATACAGAAAGAGGAGTCGGAGATGTCGTATATCAAACAGGAGGCGGCGCCAGAGATCCCCAGCATTAAAGAAGAAGAACTGGAAAATGAAATCACCACGTTTCCAGTAACTGTCGGTGTGAAGAGTGAAGAAGATGACGGTCCAAGCGAAGAGAGCGGAGCAGAAAAACCTGCGAGTGACAGCTCATTTCAACACCTGACAACAAAAGTTGCGGGACGATCACAACCGGACGGCCTATTAGCGCCGCTCTCGGACATAACGTCAAACTCTTCTGACTTAAACACTGATGAGGAGGATGTCGACTATGACCAAAAGTGTTCAAAGTCTTTAAACTTAAACACTGATGAGGAGGATGTCGACTATGACCAAAAGTGTTCAAAGTCTTTAAAAGAGACATCATTGAAAAGAGAAACAAAAGAATGCGCTGGTGAGAAACCTTTCGCCTGCTCAtactgcgataaaagattttcaaAAAAGAGACAGTTGTCAAGACACACAAGAAGACATAGGGGAGAAAAGCCCTTTGTCTGCACATTGTGTGATAAAAGATTCATTTTCAAGCCTGATTTAAGGAGGCacgcaagaacacacactggagagaaaccttttgcctgcgcACATTGCGAAAAAAGATTTTCCCAGAAGATTCATTTAATCAGACATAAATGTACACGCACTGGAGAAAAGTCCTTAGCCTGCTCACATTGCGATAAAATCTTTACTAAGAAGAAACTGTTAACAAAACATACAAGAATACACAACAAGCCTTTTctctgcacattttgtggtaaaagattcacttttgagatttattTAACGatgcacacaagaacacacagtggagagaaaccttttgcctgcgcACATTGCGATAAATCATTTGCACAGAAGATTCATTTAAATAGACACgaacgtacacacactggagaaaagccattTCCCTGCACTCTTTGCGAAAAAAGATTTTCTTGCAAGCATCACTTAATAAGACACTCagttacacacactggagagaaaccttttgcctgcgcTCATTGCAACAAAAGATTCACCCAGAAGGGAGTGTTAAACGATCACATAAAAACACATACTGGAGACGAGCCTTttttctgctcagtttgtggtaaaaggtTCCCTCACAAGAAAGATTTAGAATTGCACACAAGGAGCCACACTGGGGAGAAACCGTTTTCCTGCGCGTTGTGTGGTAAAACCTTCTCCTTAAAGGGAAACctaacaaaacacacacaaaaacaacattgctaA